In one Tripterygium wilfordii isolate XIE 37 chromosome 22, ASM1340144v1, whole genome shotgun sequence genomic region, the following are encoded:
- the LOC119991735 gene encoding cellulose synthase A catalytic subunit 2 [UDP-forming]-like — MDTGGRLIAGSHNRNEFVLINADENSRIKSVEELSGQVCQICGDEIEITRDGEIFVACNECAFPVCRPCYEYERREGNQACPQCKTRYKRIKGSPRVEGDEEEDDTDDLDNEFDYGNHDSMDPQYVAEAMLTSRLNTGRNSNVSGMPVQSETESTPLGSKIPLLTYGEDDTEISSDRHALIVPPYMGHGNRVHPMPFSDSSTPLQPRPMVPKKDIAVYGYGSVAWKDRMEDWKKRQNDKLQVVRHEGGSDDGNFDGDDPDLPMMDEGRQPLSRKLPIPSSKINPYRMIIILRLGILALFFHYRILHPVKDAYGLWLTSVICEIWFALSWILDQFPKWCPIVRETYLDRLSLRYEKEGKPSELASVDIFVSTVDPLKEPPLITANTVLSILAVDYPVDKVACYVSDDGAAMLTFEALSETSEFARKWVPFCKKFNIEPRAPEWYFSQKIDYLRNKVHPAFVRERRAIKREYEEFKIRINSLVATAQKVPEDGWTMQDGTPWPGNNVRDHPGMIQVFLGHNGVRDLDGNELSRLVYVSREKRPGFDHHKKAGAMNALVRVSGVLSNAPYLLNVDCDHYINNSKALREAMCFMMDPTSGKRICYVQFPQRFDGIDRHDRYSNRNVVFFDINMKGLDGIQGPIYVGTGCVFRRQALYGYDAPIQKKPPGKTCNCLPKLCCLCCGSRKNKKGKSKNEKKKKLTIMEPSKQIHALENIEEGIEEPKIDKSSNMSQVKLEKKFGQSPVFVASSLIDNGGVPRDASPAALLREAIQVISCGYEGKTEWGKEVGWIYGSVTEDILTGFKMHCHGWRSVYCIPKRPAFKGSAPINLSDRLHQVLRWALGSVEILLSRHCPIWYGYGGGLKWLERFNYINSVVYPLTSIPLLVYCTLPAICLLTGKFIVPEISNYASLVFMGLFMSIAVTSILEMQWGGVGIDDLWRNEQFWVIGGVSSHLFALFQGLLKVLAGVNTNFTVTSKAADDGEFSELYLFKWTTLLIPPMTLLILNVVGVIVGFSDAINNGYDSWGPLFGRLFFALWVILHLYPFLKGLLGRQDRVPTIIVVWSILLASILTLLWVRINPFVSRDGPVLEVCGLNCD, encoded by the exons ATGGACACTGGGGGTCGACTCATTGCTGGGTCTCACAACAGGAATGAGTTCGTGCTGATTAATGCAGATGAGAATTCCAGA ATTAAGTCTGTCGAAGAATTGAGCGGCCAAGTATGTCAAATTTGTGGGGATGAGATAGAGATAACAAGAGATGGAGAGATCTTTGTTGCGTGCAATGAATGTGCCTTTCCGGTGTGCAGGCCTTGCTATGAGTATGAGAGAAGAGAGGGAAATCAGGCGTGTCCTCAGTGCAAAACAAGATACAAGCGCATCAAAG GTAGTCCCAGAGTTGAAGgtgatgaggaagaagatgacaCTGATGATTTGGACAATGAGTTTGATTATGGTAATCATGATTCTATGGACCCACAGTATGTTGCGGAGGCAATGCTCACTTCGCGCCTTAACACAGGACGTAACTCTAATGTTTCTGGAATGCCGGTTCAATCAGAAACTGAGTCCACTCCCCTTGGTTCTAAGATTCCTCTTCTGACCTATGGTGAAGAC gACACTGAGATATCTTCTGATCGACATGCTCTTATTGTACCCCCCTATATGGGTCATGGAAACAGAGTGCATCCAATGCCTTTTTCTGATTCATCTACACCTT TGCAACCCAGGCCTATGGTCCCTAAGAAAGACATTGCAGTGTATGGGTATGGGAGTGTGGCTTGGAAGGATAGAATGGAGGATTGGAAGAAAAGGCAGAATGATAAGCTTCAGGTGGTTAGGCATGAAGGAGGAAGTGATGATGGAAACTTTGACGGAGATGATCCTGATTTGCCCAT GATGGATGAAGGCAGGCAGCCGCTCTCAAGGAAATTACCTATCCCTTCGAGCAAAATAAACCCGTATAGAATGATAATTATTTTGCGTCTTGGgattcttgccttgtttttccACTATAGAATTCTCCATCCAGTGAAAGATGCATATGGTCTCTGGCTGACATCAGTCATATGTGAAATATGGTTTGCTCTGTCATGGATTCTGGATCAGTTCCCCAAATGGTGCCCTATTGTACGAGAAACATACCTTGATCGTCTATCACTGAG GTATGAAAAGGAAGGGAAACCATCTGAGTTGGCCAGTGTGGACATCTTTGTAAGTACAGTCGATCCTCTGAAAGAACCTCCACTAATCACTGCAAATACTGTTCTCTCCATCCTTGCGGTTGATTATCCCGTGGATAAAGTTGCATGTTATGTGTCTGACGATGGTGCTGCCATGCTTACTTTCGAAGCACTTTCTGAGACGTCCGAGTTTGCTAGGAAATGGGTTCCTTTttgtaaaaaatttaatattgaaCCTAGAGCTCCTGAATGGTATTTTTCTCAAAAGATTGACTACTTGAGGAACAAAGTTCATCCAGCTTTTGTCAGGGAAAGACGTGCAATAAAG AGAGAGTACGAAGAGTTCAAAATTAGGATAAATAGTCTTGTTGCCACTGCACAAAAGGTTCCAGAGGATGGATGGACAATGCAGGATGGCACTCCATGGCCGGGGAACAATGTGAGGGACCATCCTGGCATGATTCAG GTCTTCCTTGGTCATAATGGTGTTCGTGATTTGGATGGGAACGAGTTGTCGCGTCTGGTTTATGTTTCTCGTGAGAAGAGACCCGGGTTTGACCACCATAAAAAGGCTGGGGCCATGAATGCCTTG GTACGGGTCTCGGGAGTTCTTTCGAATGCTCCTTACCTTCTGAACGTTGATTGTGATCATTATATTAACAATAGCAAAGCCCTTAGAGAAGCAATGTGTTTCATGATGGACCCAACATCAGGGAAGAGAATCTGCTATGTGCAATTCCCTCAACGGTTTGATGGGATTGATCGTCACGATAGATACTCAAATCGGAATGTTGTATTTTTCGAC ATCAACATGAAAGGGCTAGATGGCATACAAGGGCCAATATATGTCGGCACTGGGTGTGTTTTTCGAAGGCAAGCGCTTTATGGCTATGATGCACCAATTCAGAAGAAGCCTCCTGGCAAGACCTGCAACTGTTTGCCCAAATTGTGCTGCCTTTGCTGTGGGTCTCGAAAGAACAAGAAGGGAAAGTCaaagaatgagaagaaaaagaagcttaCAATCATGGAGCCATCAAAGCAGATACATGCTCTTGAAAATATTGAAGAAGGGATTGAAG AGCCAAAGATTGACAAATCATCCAATATGTCCCAAGTGAAATTGGAGAAGAAGTTCGGACAATCTCCCGTCTTTGTAGCCTCCTCACTTATCGATAATGGTGGAGTTCCTCGAGATGCTAGTCCGGCAGCATTGTTAAGGGAGGCAATCCAAGTCATTAGCTGTGGTTATGAAGGCAAAACAGAATGGGGAAAGGAA GTTGGCTGGATATATGGTTCTGTGACTGAGGATATTCTGACAGGATTTAAGATGCACTGCCATGGCTGGCGGTCTGTTTACTGCATACCTAAGCGTCCTGCATTCAAGGGGTCTGCTCCTATCAATCTGTCAGATCGTCTGCACCAGGTTCTTCGGTGGGCCCTTGGATCTGTTGAGATTTTATTGAGCAGACATTGTCCAATTTGGTATGGGTATGGTGGCGGGTTGAAATGGTTGGAACGATTTAACTACATTAACTCAGTTGTTTACCCTTTGACCTCGATTCCATTGCTTGTTTACTGTACCCTACCTGCAATCTGCCTCCTGACTGGAAAATTCATCGTTCCTGAG ATTAGCAATTATGCCAGTCTTGTGTTCATGGGGCTTTTCATGTCTATTGCTGTAACTAGTATCCTTGAGATGCAGTGGGGTGGTGTTGGAATAGATGATTTGTGGAGAAATGAGCAGTTTTGGGTGATTGGAGGCGTCTCATCACATCTTTTCGCTCTCTTCCAAGGTTTACTTAAGGTATTGGCTGGTGTCAACACAAACTTCACTGTTACCTCAAAAGCAGCAGATGATGGGGAATTTTCAGAACTTTATCTGTTCAAGTGGACGACATTGTTGATTCCACCCATGACCTTGTTAATCCTAAATGTGGTTGGGGTTATAGTTGGATTCTCAGATGCCATCAACAACGGCTACGATTCATGGGGACCTCTATTTGGCAGGCTATTTTTCGCCTTATGGGTCATTCTTCATCTCTATCCCTTCCTCAAGGGTCTCCTTGGGAGACAGGATCGGGTACCAACAATTATCGTGGTATGGTCTATTCTACTGGCCTCCATCTTAACTCTTTTGTGGGTTCGAATAAACCCATTTGTCTCGAGGGATGGCCCCGTATTAGAAGTTTGTGGATTGAATTGTGACTAA